Proteins encoded together in one Hevea brasiliensis isolate MT/VB/25A 57/8 chromosome 16, ASM3005281v1, whole genome shotgun sequence window:
- the LOC110634418 gene encoding uncharacterized protein LOC110634418 isoform X2 — protein MLSHFVILHYILSFIISISTFSYGDIGENKVLTVGKELLKETLPLQMGSRIYGLQGLKSYTWYEVKISYPASIPATFSIQLKKDDSDLGMNKNRRLLNTEKLIFKTDSLTGNQNKLYVLVTVEPEGVVAMPHVPERQYIIFNIGMACL, from the exons ATGCTTTCTCATTTTGTCATTCTGCACTACATTCTCAGCTTCATTATAAGTATCTCGACTTTCAGTTATGGGGACAT TGGTGAGAATAAAGTTTTGACTGTTGGGAAGGAACTGTTGAAGGAAACGCTTCCATTGCAAATGGGTTCTCGCATTTACGGATTGCAAGGGCTCAAATCTTATACTTGGTACGAAGTGAAGATATCATATCCAGCTTCT ATACCTGCTACCTTTTCTATACAACTGAAGAAAGACGATTCAGACTTGGGGATGAATAAGAATAGAAGATTGCTTAACACTGAGAAACTGATTTTCAAGACTGATAGTCTCACTGGTAATCAG AATAAATTGTATGTGTTGGTGACTGTGGAGCCTGAGGGGGTTGTTGCAATGCCACATGTACCAGAGAGGCAGTATATCATATTCAACATAGGTATGGCATG TTTGTGA
- the LOC110634461 gene encoding polycomb group protein EMBRYONIC FLOWER 2: MCHQNCCLHLSVDEEIAADESLLIYCKPVELYNILHRRAQYNPSFLRRCLRYKMKAGRKRRLAAGVVIFNYRDYNNKLQKTEVTEDFSCPFCLMMCVSFKGLRYHLCSSHDLFNFEFWVSEECQAVNVSVKIDRFLSETVADGVEQRQQTFFFCSRPRRQKSRNHDQNEKQVCVQLLELDSPKLLMEGINKGFLRKDGGENASKSSSSEKDLHNSKHRAENYGTEYPSATELLERVASSFNIQNVSISKAQYSECVKSQSGSDPSLPAGIHIAKARKLTEDRSDRNRALLQKRQFYHSHRVQPMALEQVLSDRDSEDEFNYNIADFEDRRMLDDFVDVSKCEKQVMHLWNSFVRGQRVLADGHVAWACEAFSKLHVQELVGSPALFWCWRIFMIKLWNHGLLDANTMNNCNMILDRCRNEGSEAMKTERGVD; the protein is encoded by the exons ATGTGTCATCAGAATTGTTGTCTGCATTTGTCAGTAGATGAGGAAATTGCAGCTGATGAAAGCCTCCTCATTTATTGCAAGCCTGTTGAACTTTACAATATTCTTCACCGCCGTGCTCAATacaat CCTTCTTTTCTTCGAAGATGTTTGCGTTACAAAATGAAAGCAGGGCGAAAAAGGAG GTTGGCAGCTGGAGTTGTAATTTTCAACTACAGGGATTACAATAACAAACTGCAAAAGACTGAAG TCACTGAAGACTTCTCCTGTCCATTTTGCTTGATGATGTGTGTGAGCTTTAAG GGTCTGCGGTACCATTTATGCTCTTCACATGATCTATTCAACTTTGAGTTCTGG GTGAGTGAAGAGTGCCAAGCAGTGAATGTCTCGGTGAAAATCGACAGATTCTTATCCGAG ACTGTTGCAGATGGAGTAGAGCAACGACAGCAGACATTCTTCTTCTG CTCCAGGCCACGAAGGCAAAAATCAAGAAACCATGATCAAAATGAAAAGCAAGTTTGTGTGCAGTTATTGGAGTTGGATTCTCCAAAACTACTCATGGAAGGCATAAACAAGGGATTTTTGAGGAAGGATGGTG GTGAGAATGCTTCCAAGTCATCTTCCAGTGAGAAGGATTTGCACAACTCAAAGCATAGGGCAGAAAACTATGGTACTGAATATCCTAGCGCAACAGAGTTATTGGAACGTGTTGCATCAAGTTTTAATATCCAGAATGTTTCAATTTCAAAGGCTCAATACTCTGAGTGTGTTAAATCACAATCTGGAAGTGATCCCTCACTGCCTGCTGGGATCCATATTGCAAAAGCAAGGAAGTTAACTGAGGATCGGTCAGATAGAAA CCGTGCACTCCTGCAGAAAAGACAGTTCTATCACTCTCATAGAGTTCAG CCTATGGCACTAGAGCAAGTATTGTCAGATCGAGATAGTGAAGATGAATTCAATTATAATATTGCAGATTTTGAGGATAGAAGG ATGCTTGATGACTTTGTGGATGTTAGCAAATGTGAGAAGCAAGTTATGCATCTTTGGAACTCATTTGTGAGAGGGCAAAG GGTGCTAGCAGATGGTCATGTAGCATGGGCATGCGAGGCATTTTCAAAACTTCATGTACAGGAGCTGGTTGGATCTCCAGCTCTCTTTTG GTGCTGGAGGATATTCATGATCAAGCTTTGGAATCATGGTCTTCTCGATGCAAACACAATGAACAACTGTAACATGATCCTGGACAGATGCAGAAATGAAGGATCGGAAGCAATGAAAACCGAAAGAGGAGTTGATTAA
- the LOC110634428 gene encoding uncharacterized protein LOC110634428 isoform X2, with amino-acid sequence MENTSDSEAPNSFHSLSLLSEPPDIRNWFPSYRYESFVLDTYEFKESECEGDGFSSAGERSIEKEGHLGESRRNGETADKHEHQSLIGTTDSMCSLSLLSDPPHIRNCFSSYVYESPVLNTLDDFKESVTKQSECAKEGFAFEGSKRKREDNYESRNSWNSNEVDTGGGLCSNGLVNCENSFEDTRVNKPSNEIPHPSESPSALSGSNGFVDKEADCEDLVNQHNNNEKERNLRKFGQTRITDESIIDEKVFSKGFFFRSLRGDEQENQSLNKGMRALVNGNSSARDNLCCERRQSLEDEIFPSHRVSSTNDLEKASLNDDCPPYKPQQKQNFLQEALLVTCQRNTNSSTNARPFQTKLNLMKDLAENLKTEAEKRVDEHLGSPTTSQKFVQVAVDLIKKSTCENNNKENEGKEVLDSGFVTTKNRWIPNEENSLHKPLKILSECSRNKRITSDCGNNAIERKVLSERTNLERIDATEITGKWRCPQKTKPNIGPPLKQLRLERWVHRL; translated from the exons ATGGAAAACACCTCTGATTCGGAG GCTCCTAATTCGTTTCACTCGCTTTCACTTCTTTCGG AGCCTCCCGACATAAGAAACTGGTTTCCTAGTTATAGATATGAATCTTTTGTACTGGATACTTATGAGTTTAAAGAAAGTGAGTGTGAGGGAGATGGGTTTTCTTCTGCTGGAGAGAGAAGCATAGAAAAGGAAGGACATTTGGGTGAATCTAGAAGAAACGGTGAAACTGCTGATAAGCATGAACACCAATCTTTAATTGGG ACAACAGATTCGATGTGCTCGTTGTCACTCCTTTCCG ATCCACCTCACATCAGAAACTGTTTTTCTAGTTATGTGTATGAATCTCCCGTGCTGAATACACTTGATGATTTTAAAGAATCAGTTACTAAACAAAGTGAATGTGCGAAAGAAGGATTTGCTTTTGAGGGaagtaaaagaaaaagagaagacaaTTATGAGTCAAGGAATTCTTGGAACAGCAATGAAGTTGATACTGGAGGGGGACTGTGCTCAAATGGGCTTGTGAATTGTGAGAATTCATTTGAAGACACACGTGTGAACAAACCTTCGAATGAG ATTCCACATCCTTCAGAGTCACCTTCAGCTCTTTCTG GAAGCAATGGATTTGTTGATAAAGAAGCTGATTGTGAGGATTtggtcaatcaacacaataacaaCGAGAAAgaaaggaatttgaggaaatttggacaAACCAGAATTACTGATGAATCGATTATTGATGAGAAAGTATTCTCAAAAGGATTTTTTTTCAGATCCTTGAGAGGTGATGAGCAGGAAAACCAGTCTCTAAATAAG GGCATGAGGGCTCTTGTGAATGGGAACTCATCTGCTCGGGATAATTTGTGCTGTGAAAGGAGACAGAGCTTGGAAGATGAAATATTTCCCAGTCATCGGGTAAGTTCAACAAATGATCTTGAGAAAGCAAGCTTGAATGATGATTGTCCTCCATATAAACCGCAACAGAAGCAAAATTTCCTCCAAGAAGCTCTTTTAGTAACGTGCCAGAGGAATACAAATTCAAGCACTAATGCTAGGCCATTTCAAACGAAGTTGAATCTAATGAAGGATCTTGCAGAGAACTTGAAAACTGAGGCTGAAAAGCGAGTAGATGAACATCTTGGATCACCTACAACAAGTCAGAAATTTGTTCAAGTTGCTGTAGATTTAATTAAGAAATCCACTTGTGAAAACAATaacaaagaaaatgaaggaaaagaaGTTCTGGACAGTGGTTTTGTGACAACCAAGAACCGATGGATACCAAATGAAGAGAATTCTTTGCATAAGCCACTAAAGATTTTATCAGAATGTTCAAGAAATAAAAGAATTACCTCAGATTGTGGAAACAACGCCATTGAAAGAAAGGTATTGTCAGAAAGAACCAATTTGGAACGTATCGATGCCACTGAGATCACTGGAAAATGGCGGTGTCCTCAGAAGACTAAGCCGAATATTGGACCTCCTCTGAAGCAACTTCGACTTGAACGATGGGTTCATAGGTTGTAA
- the LOC110634428 gene encoding uncharacterized protein LOC110634428 isoform X1, producing the protein MENTSDSEAPNSFHSLSLLSEPPDIRNWFPSYRYESFVLDTYEFKESECEGDGFSSAGERSIEKEGHLGESRRNGETADKHEHQSLIGTTDSMCSLSLLSDPPHIRNCFSSYVYESPVLNTLDDFKESVTKQSECAKEGFAFEGSKRKREDNYESRNSWNSNEVDTGGGLCSNGLVNCENSFEDTRVNKPSNEIPHPSESPSALSEPPDIRNWFSSYVYESPGSNGFVDKEADCEDLVNQHNNNEKERNLRKFGQTRITDESIIDEKVFSKGFFFRSLRGDEQENQSLNKGMRALVNGNSSARDNLCCERRQSLEDEIFPSHRVSSTNDLEKASLNDDCPPYKPQQKQNFLQEALLVTCQRNTNSSTNARPFQTKLNLMKDLAENLKTEAEKRVDEHLGSPTTSQKFVQVAVDLIKKSTCENNNKENEGKEVLDSGFVTTKNRWIPNEENSLHKPLKILSECSRNKRITSDCGNNAIERKVLSERTNLERIDATEITGKWRCPQKTKPNIGPPLKQLRLERWVHRL; encoded by the exons ATGGAAAACACCTCTGATTCGGAG GCTCCTAATTCGTTTCACTCGCTTTCACTTCTTTCGG AGCCTCCCGACATAAGAAACTGGTTTCCTAGTTATAGATATGAATCTTTTGTACTGGATACTTATGAGTTTAAAGAAAGTGAGTGTGAGGGAGATGGGTTTTCTTCTGCTGGAGAGAGAAGCATAGAAAAGGAAGGACATTTGGGTGAATCTAGAAGAAACGGTGAAACTGCTGATAAGCATGAACACCAATCTTTAATTGGG ACAACAGATTCGATGTGCTCGTTGTCACTCCTTTCCG ATCCACCTCACATCAGAAACTGTTTTTCTAGTTATGTGTATGAATCTCCCGTGCTGAATACACTTGATGATTTTAAAGAATCAGTTACTAAACAAAGTGAATGTGCGAAAGAAGGATTTGCTTTTGAGGGaagtaaaagaaaaagagaagacaaTTATGAGTCAAGGAATTCTTGGAACAGCAATGAAGTTGATACTGGAGGGGGACTGTGCTCAAATGGGCTTGTGAATTGTGAGAATTCATTTGAAGACACACGTGTGAACAAACCTTCGAATGAG ATTCCACATCCTTCAGAGTCACCTTCAGCTCTTTCTG aGCCACCAGATATTAGAAACTGGTTCTCTAGTTATGTGTATGAATCTCCAGGAAGCAATGGATTTGTTGATAAAGAAGCTGATTGTGAGGATTtggtcaatcaacacaataacaaCGAGAAAgaaaggaatttgaggaaatttggacaAACCAGAATTACTGATGAATCGATTATTGATGAGAAAGTATTCTCAAAAGGATTTTTTTTCAGATCCTTGAGAGGTGATGAGCAGGAAAACCAGTCTCTAAATAAG GGCATGAGGGCTCTTGTGAATGGGAACTCATCTGCTCGGGATAATTTGTGCTGTGAAAGGAGACAGAGCTTGGAAGATGAAATATTTCCCAGTCATCGGGTAAGTTCAACAAATGATCTTGAGAAAGCAAGCTTGAATGATGATTGTCCTCCATATAAACCGCAACAGAAGCAAAATTTCCTCCAAGAAGCTCTTTTAGTAACGTGCCAGAGGAATACAAATTCAAGCACTAATGCTAGGCCATTTCAAACGAAGTTGAATCTAATGAAGGATCTTGCAGAGAACTTGAAAACTGAGGCTGAAAAGCGAGTAGATGAACATCTTGGATCACCTACAACAAGTCAGAAATTTGTTCAAGTTGCTGTAGATTTAATTAAGAAATCCACTTGTGAAAACAATaacaaagaaaatgaaggaaaagaaGTTCTGGACAGTGGTTTTGTGACAACCAAGAACCGATGGATACCAAATGAAGAGAATTCTTTGCATAAGCCACTAAAGATTTTATCAGAATGTTCAAGAAATAAAAGAATTACCTCAGATTGTGGAAACAACGCCATTGAAAGAAAGGTATTGTCAGAAAGAACCAATTTGGAACGTATCGATGCCACTGAGATCACTGGAAAATGGCGGTGTCCTCAGAAGACTAAGCCGAATATTGGACCTCCTCTGAAGCAACTTCGACTTGAACGATGGGTTCATAGGTTGTAA
- the LOC110634431 gene encoding phospholipase A1-Ibeta2, chloroplastic-like, giving the protein MQISASLPAQNLHLVEGFRYRQSPLNPSRKPTSASMTQSLKPPVTSTESESSTKKHIANLEKLLRKHSIPELNQPEPVQPVHKVSNGNNNRSTLANKGKALLERLNLARIWPEMRAAEEMSPRHLNRLQRLLSKTEEYSPRNNLGSRWREYHGSNDWTGLLDPLDENLRREVVRYGEFVQAAYHAFHSNPAMSSEEAPLPRHVALPDRSYKVTKSLYATSSIGLPKWVDDVAPDLGWMTQRSSWVGYVAICDDKREIQRMGRRDILIALRGTSTCLEWAENMRAHLVDMPGNHDPIHGQPKVECGFLSLHKTGGAHVPCLAESVMEEVKRLMEQYKGETLSITVTGHSLGAALALLVADDLSTQASEMPPIAVFSFGGPRVGNRGFANQINAKNVKVLRIVNNQDVITKVPGLPMVAEINEDLPLAYSHVGIELRVDTKMSPYLKPNADVACCHDLEAYLHLVDGFLASNCPFRANAKRSLVKLLNDQRSNVKKLYTAKAHALSLNLDRQGFSSAGCLPSPSQ; this is encoded by the coding sequence ATGCAGATCAGCGCAAGTCTTCCCGCCCAGAACCTCCACCTTGTTGAGGGTTTCAGATACCGGCAATCTCCGTTGAATCCTTCAAGGAAACCCACTTCTGCGTCAATGACTCAATCTCTGAAGCCGCCGGTTACTTCAACTGAGTCTGAGTCGTCTACTAAGAAACACATAGCCAATCTTGAAAAACTTCTTCGAAAACATTCTATTCCGGAGCTGAACCAACCTGAACCTGTGCAACCAGTTCATAAAGTTTCGAATGGGAATAATAATAGATCGACATTAGCAAACAAAGGTAAAGCTTTACTTGAACGCCTCAACTTGGCCAGGATATGGCCTGAAATGAGAGCGGCTGAGGAAATGTCGCCCAGACATCTAAACAGGCTTCAGCGGCTGTTGTCCAAAACGGAAGAATATTCTCCGAGGAATAATCTCGGTTCCCGGTGGCGAGAGTATCATGGTAGCAATGATTGGACAGGGCTTCTTGATCCGCTGGATGAGAACCTCCGGCGAGAGGTTGTGAGATATGGAGAGTTCGTGCAAGCAGCCTACCATGCTTTCCATTCGAATCCTGCCATGTCATCAGAGGAAGCTCCTTTGCCCAGACATGTAGCTTTGCCTGATAGGTCATATAAGGTGACAAAGAGCCTTTACGCTACATCCTCCATCGGTTTGCCTAAATGGGTAGACGACGTAGCACCGGATCTCGGTTGGATGACCCAACGATCGAGTTGGGTCGGGTACGTGGCCATATGTGATGACAAAAGGGAGATCCAGAGGATGGGAAGAAGGGATATACTGATTGCATTACGCGGCACATCCACGTGTCTTGAATGGGCCGAGAACATGAGAGCCCATTTAGTTGATATGCCCGGAAATCACGACCCTATCCATGGACAACCGAAGGTGGAGTGTGGATTCTTGAGCCTACACAAAACCGGTGGAGCTCATGTGCCATGTCTAGCCGAATCAGTGATGGAAGAGGTAAAAAGGCTCATGGAACAATACAAGGGTGAGACCCTAAGCATTACAGTGACAGGCCACAGCCTAGGGGCAGCCTTGGCCCTATTAGTAGCAGATGATTTAAGTACGCAAGCCTCTGAAATGCCACCGATTGCAGTATTTTCCTTCGGTGGACCTAGGGTTGGTAATAGGGGATTTGCAAACCAAATTAATGCAAAAAATGTTAAGGTCTTACGTATTGTGAACAATCAAGATGTTATCACTAAGGTTCCTGGCTTGCCTATGGTTGCAGAAATAAATGAGGACTTGCCATTGGCATACTCACATGTGGGAATTGAACTACGTGTCGATACAAAAATGTCACCTTACTTAAAGCCGAATGCTGACGTGGCATGCTGCCATGACTTGGAGGCATATCTTCATTTAGTGGATGGGTTTTTGGCTTCAAATTGCCCTTTCAGAGCTAATGCAAAGAGAAGTTTAGTGAAATTACTTAATGATCAGAGGTCTAATGTGAAGAAATTGTATACAGCCAAAGCCCATGCTCTGAGTTTGAATCTTGATAGACAAGGATTCTCTAGTGCTGGTTGTTTGCCTAGTCCAtctcaataa
- the LOC110634418 gene encoding uncharacterized protein LOC110634418 isoform X1, whose protein sequence is MLSHFVILHYILSFIISISTFSYGDIGENKVLTVGKELLKETLPLQMGSRIYGLQGLKSYTWYEVKISYPASIPATFSIQLKKDDSDLGMNKNRRLLNTEKLIFKTDSLTGNQNKLYVLVTVEPEGVVAMPHVPERQYIIFNIVCDELLLGIPHKAWWVVILVLLCLGLAFIIPQFLPPYLLRRNGSPKSLNQNVSKKS, encoded by the exons ATGCTTTCTCATTTTGTCATTCTGCACTACATTCTCAGCTTCATTATAAGTATCTCGACTTTCAGTTATGGGGACAT TGGTGAGAATAAAGTTTTGACTGTTGGGAAGGAACTGTTGAAGGAAACGCTTCCATTGCAAATGGGTTCTCGCATTTACGGATTGCAAGGGCTCAAATCTTATACTTGGTACGAAGTGAAGATATCATATCCAGCTTCT ATACCTGCTACCTTTTCTATACAACTGAAGAAAGACGATTCAGACTTGGGGATGAATAAGAATAGAAGATTGCTTAACACTGAGAAACTGATTTTCAAGACTGATAGTCTCACTGGTAATCAG AATAAATTGTATGTGTTGGTGACTGTGGAGCCTGAGGGGGTTGTTGCAATGCCACATGTACCAGAGAGGCAGTATATCATATTCAACATAG TTTGTGATGAGTTGTTATTGGGCATCCCACATAAGGCTTGGTGGGTTGTAATCTTAGTGTTGCTCTGTTTGGGATTGGCATTCATCATTCCTCAATTTCTTCCGCCGTATCTGCTTCGAAGGAATGGAAGTCCAAAGTCATTAAATCAGAATGTTTCCAAGAAATCTTGA
- the LOC110634428 gene encoding uncharacterized protein LOC110634428 isoform X3, with the protein MCSLSLLSDPPHIRNCFSSYVYESPVLNTLDDFKESVTKQSECAKEGFAFEGSKRKREDNYESRNSWNSNEVDTGGGLCSNGLVNCENSFEDTRVNKPSNEIPHPSESPSALSEPPDIRNWFSSYVYESPGSNGFVDKEADCEDLVNQHNNNEKERNLRKFGQTRITDESIIDEKVFSKGFFFRSLRGDEQENQSLNKGMRALVNGNSSARDNLCCERRQSLEDEIFPSHRVSSTNDLEKASLNDDCPPYKPQQKQNFLQEALLVTCQRNTNSSTNARPFQTKLNLMKDLAENLKTEAEKRVDEHLGSPTTSQKFVQVAVDLIKKSTCENNNKENEGKEVLDSGFVTTKNRWIPNEENSLHKPLKILSECSRNKRITSDCGNNAIERKVLSERTNLERIDATEITGKWRCPQKTKPNIGPPLKQLRLERWVHRL; encoded by the exons ATGTGCTCGTTGTCACTCCTTTCCG ATCCACCTCACATCAGAAACTGTTTTTCTAGTTATGTGTATGAATCTCCCGTGCTGAATACACTTGATGATTTTAAAGAATCAGTTACTAAACAAAGTGAATGTGCGAAAGAAGGATTTGCTTTTGAGGGaagtaaaagaaaaagagaagacaaTTATGAGTCAAGGAATTCTTGGAACAGCAATGAAGTTGATACTGGAGGGGGACTGTGCTCAAATGGGCTTGTGAATTGTGAGAATTCATTTGAAGACACACGTGTGAACAAACCTTCGAATGAG ATTCCACATCCTTCAGAGTCACCTTCAGCTCTTTCTG aGCCACCAGATATTAGAAACTGGTTCTCTAGTTATGTGTATGAATCTCCAGGAAGCAATGGATTTGTTGATAAAGAAGCTGATTGTGAGGATTtggtcaatcaacacaataacaaCGAGAAAgaaaggaatttgaggaaatttggacaAACCAGAATTACTGATGAATCGATTATTGATGAGAAAGTATTCTCAAAAGGATTTTTTTTCAGATCCTTGAGAGGTGATGAGCAGGAAAACCAGTCTCTAAATAAG GGCATGAGGGCTCTTGTGAATGGGAACTCATCTGCTCGGGATAATTTGTGCTGTGAAAGGAGACAGAGCTTGGAAGATGAAATATTTCCCAGTCATCGGGTAAGTTCAACAAATGATCTTGAGAAAGCAAGCTTGAATGATGATTGTCCTCCATATAAACCGCAACAGAAGCAAAATTTCCTCCAAGAAGCTCTTTTAGTAACGTGCCAGAGGAATACAAATTCAAGCACTAATGCTAGGCCATTTCAAACGAAGTTGAATCTAATGAAGGATCTTGCAGAGAACTTGAAAACTGAGGCTGAAAAGCGAGTAGATGAACATCTTGGATCACCTACAACAAGTCAGAAATTTGTTCAAGTTGCTGTAGATTTAATTAAGAAATCCACTTGTGAAAACAATaacaaagaaaatgaaggaaaagaaGTTCTGGACAGTGGTTTTGTGACAACCAAGAACCGATGGATACCAAATGAAGAGAATTCTTTGCATAAGCCACTAAAGATTTTATCAGAATGTTCAAGAAATAAAAGAATTACCTCAGATTGTGGAAACAACGCCATTGAAAGAAAGGTATTGTCAGAAAGAACCAATTTGGAACGTATCGATGCCACTGAGATCACTGGAAAATGGCGGTGTCCTCAGAAGACTAAGCCGAATATTGGACCTCCTCTGAAGCAACTTCGACTTGAACGATGGGTTCATAGGTTGTAA
- the LOC110634451 gene encoding increased DNA methylation 1-like codes for MAYELRERKQKDIINLSFDSEGENESDSISDPDYITTRLQRNRNSCRLVQNMDVETKFPGVDGISIGRKRRGCLPWKRANNGNGELKEKKRKIVLGLCASVRQTKPEEKTILSWLIKHGEIYENDRVQYTVNKLPREGIARRDGVWCKCCNKLMTVWEFEIHAGSNLKMPYANINVIRTCSSLLKHQIHLWNEKKKPAHRNFNHVGPIPGATDSNDDACQICADGGELICCEKCPSTFHPSCLEMERIPQGDWLCSYCVCIFCDGGNGDMLTCQQCEKKYHWECFLQREELDLNKNWLTLFCGTNCQQLQRLLGVRHEIKKGFSWTLIRRLDPFDIDINEHTRMECNSKATLALEVLNECFVTNTDWHTRINILQSVVYNRGSNLSRMNFKGFYTLILEKNDAIVSAATIRMHGNDLAEMPFIGTRERYRFKGLSRMLFDALGYVFSCIEAKDMIIPSLPELANMWQEKYGFRPIDDVVKPKLINYNTLMFPCTVRLQKTFPDISASSSRAMDIGANDEKSLKLALLDLNLDPPEPADDELAKPVAWNE; via the exons ATGGCTTATGAGTTGAGGGAAAGGAAACAAAAGGATATTATTAATCTAAGCTTTGACAGTGAAGGAGAAAACGAGAGTGACTCTATCTCGGATCCTGATTATATCACGACTAGGCTTCAAAGAAACAGGAATTCTTGCAGATTAGTTCAAAATATGGATGTTGAGACTAAATTTCCAGGGGTGGATGGAATTTCCATTGGACGAAAGAGGAGGGGTTGCCTTCCATGGAAAAGAGCTAATAATGGAAATGGAGAgctgaaagaaaaaaagagaaagataGTTCTAGGACTTTGTGCATCCGTTCGGCAAACAAAACCTGAAGAGAAAACAATATTATCATGGTTGATAAAGCATGGAGAAATCTATGAGAATGACAGAGTTCAATATACTGTAAACAAGCTGCCAAGGGAGGGAATTGCGAGAAGGGATGGTGTGTGGTGTAAGTGTTGCAATAAGCTTATGACAGTTTGGGAATTTGAGATTCATGCTGGAAGTAATTTGAAGATGCCATATGCGAATATAAATGTGATTCGAACCTGTAGTTCCCTCCTGAAACACCAGATTCATCTAtggaatgaaaagaaaaaacCAGCACACCGCAATTTTAATCATGTTGGGCCTATACCTGGTGCAACTGATAGTAACGATGATGCATGTCAGATATGTGCTGATGGAGGGGAGTTGATTTGTTGTGAGAAATGCCCTTCTACGTTCCATCCAAGCTGTTTGGAAATGGAG AGGATACCCCAAGGGGATTGGTTATGCTCTTATTGTGTGTGCATCTTCTGTGACGGTGGCAACGGTGATATGCTAACGTGTCAACAATGCGAGAAGAAAT ATCACTGGGAGTGCTTTCTTCAAAGAGAGGAATTAGATCTTAATAAAAATTGGCTCACCCTTTTTTGTGGGACTAACTGCCAGCAG CTTCAGAGGCTACTAGGAGTAAGACATGAGATAAAAAAAGGATTTTCTTGGACACTGATCCGGCGTTTGGACCCATTTGACATTGATATCAATGAGCATACAAGAATGGAATGCAACTCGAAGGCTACATTAGCATTGGAGgtgttgaatgaatgttttgtgaCTAACACTGATTGGCATACTCGAATAAATATTTTACAAAGTGTGGTTTATAATAGAGG ATCAAATTTGTCAAGAATGAATTTTAAAGGCTTCTACACTCTAATACTAGAGAAGAATGATGCCATCGTCTCAGCTGCAACTATAAG GATGCATGGAAATGACTTAGCTGAGATGCCTTTCATTGGAACCCGAGAGCGATATAGGTTTAAAGGGTTGTCGAGAATGCTATTTGATGCTCTTGGATAT GTCTTTTCCTGCATTGAGGCTAAAGATATGATCATCCCATCTCTCCCGGAGCTTGCCAACATGTGGCAGGAGAAATATGGGTTTCGGCCCATCGATGATGTGGTGAAGCCCAAGCTTATCAACTACAACACCCTCATGTTTCCATGCACAGTCAGGCTGCAAAAGACCTTTCCGGACATCTCTGCTAGTTCCTCTAGAGCTATGGACATTGGTGCGAATGATGAGAAAAGCTTAAAGCTGGCCCTTCTGGATTTGAATCTCGATCCTCCTGAACCTGCAGATGATGAGCTCGCAAAACCAGTGGCATGGAATGAGTAG